The Prevotella sp. E9-3 genome has a window encoding:
- a CDS encoding polysaccharide pyruvyl transferase family protein yields the protein MNIGILTLPLHTNYGGILQAYALQTVLERMGHEVAVLNQNQDPIHYPATKICLSFIKRIVWAILRRKMSKYFNIQKEEIEIKKSYSIINENTYTFINRYIHQYLYRSLSNDVKRDSFDLLIVGSDQVWRPAYTRNIEDMFFGFAATWDVPKLAYAASFGTDSWEYSVTQTDNCSKLIKKFKAVSVREESGVKLCREHLGISASHVLDPTMLLDKDDYSRLFSVNNADSINKTLATYVLDYDDNKVSAIEKLSKELELKVLRLNSKVEDATATIEERIQPPVESWLAGLCYADFVITDSFHACVFCIIFHKPFYVLANSYRGVSRIASLLKIFGLENRMITDVGECNVKERIDWKKIDKIRANWKSHSLTFLTKNIV from the coding sequence ATGAACATAGGAATACTGACCCTTCCTCTCCATACCAATTATGGAGGAATCCTTCAAGCTTATGCACTCCAAACGGTATTGGAGCGCATGGGGCATGAGGTAGCTGTTCTAAATCAGAATCAAGATCCCATACACTATCCTGCAACGAAGATATGTCTATCATTTATAAAAAGAATAGTGTGGGCTATTTTGCGCAGAAAAATGTCTAAATATTTCAATATTCAGAAAGAGGAGATTGAAATTAAGAAAAGTTATTCTATAATTAATGAAAACACATATACCTTTATAAACAGATACATACATCAATATCTCTATAGGTCTTTGAGTAATGATGTAAAAAGAGACTCTTTTGACTTGTTGATTGTTGGGTCTGACCAAGTATGGAGACCTGCTTATACCCGGAATATAGAAGATATGTTCTTCGGGTTTGCTGCAACTTGGGATGTTCCTAAGTTAGCTTACGCAGCATCCTTTGGTACAGACAGTTGGGAGTATTCTGTAACACAGACAGATAACTGCTCCAAACTTATAAAAAAATTCAAAGCGGTTTCTGTCCGTGAGGAAAGTGGTGTTAAACTATGTCGTGAACATCTTGGAATATCTGCAAGTCATGTGTTAGATCCGACAATGCTGTTGGACAAAGATGATTATAGCAGGTTATTCTCTGTAAATAATGCGGACTCAATTAATAAAACACTTGCCACATATGTGCTTGATTATGATGATAACAAAGTGAGTGCTATTGAAAAATTGTCCAAGGAATTAGAATTAAAGGTTTTGCGCTTAAATTCGAAAGTGGAGGATGCTACCGCAACTATAGAGGAGCGTATACAACCACCAGTTGAATCTTGGCTAGCTGGCTTATGTTATGCAGACTTTGTCATCACAGACAGTTTTCATGCGTGTGTCTTCTGCATTATCTTTCATAAACCCTTCTATGTGTTGGCAAATAGTTATAGAGGTGTGTCTAGAATTGCATCTTTGCTGAAAATATTTGGTTTAGAGAATCGCATGATAACTGATGTTGGCGAATGTAATGTTAAAGAGCGGATAGACTGGAAAAAGATTGACAAGATTAGAGCAAACTGGAAATCTCACAGCTTAACCTTTCTCACAAAGAATATAGTTTAA
- a CDS encoding glycosyltransferase family 2 protein encodes MVSIIIPIYKAEKSIRRCIDSVLAQTYKDWELVLVDDGSPDISGGICDEYAQKDSRIRVFHTPNGGVSSARNKGLDEANGDRICFVDADDCLESNFLSKMLVFSHDLVVCGFRSLQGLQITPDDIDVSGETMGVYIPKFFNSYSAPAPWAKLFKKEIIDKFHIRFNQKLKLTEDTIFNLEYLSYCTSLRQIPNQLYVYDGIWGGGGKYVLSWEEVEYMCDVMFASIHKLEEVFKCQIDTTNIAVGRIRAVPDLLENHTFEDCYQLFRRYHPLYSFEDYLSILASNPAATYLDYYYKQCSIGKGWEAIKILKKFSTVDSSKLDCLDNRTLTFYRFIESNQLFLAYLYARAIYIVRKLKHKLS; translated from the coding sequence ATGGTTTCTATTATTATTCCTATATATAAAGCAGAGAAATCTATTCGTAGATGTATTGATTCTGTTCTAGCTCAGACATATAAGGATTGGGAACTTGTTCTCGTAGATGACGGATCTCCGGACATCTCTGGGGGGATATGTGACGAGTATGCACAAAAAGACTCACGTATTAGAGTTTTTCACACACCCAATGGTGGTGTATCCAGTGCACGCAACAAGGGACTTGATGAAGCTAATGGGGATAGGATTTGTTTTGTTGATGCTGACGATTGTCTTGAGTCCAACTTCTTGTCAAAGATGTTGGTATTCAGTCATGATTTGGTGGTGTGTGGTTTTCGTAGTCTACAGGGCTTGCAAATAACCCCTGACGATATTGATGTTTCTGGTGAGACTATGGGCGTTTATATACCTAAATTCTTTAATTCCTATTCTGCGCCAGCCCCTTGGGCAAAACTATTCAAGAAAGAGATAATTGACAAGTTCCATATTCGTTTTAATCAAAAACTTAAACTTACAGAGGATACCATCTTTAATCTTGAATATTTATCGTATTGTACGAGTTTACGTCAAATTCCTAATCAGCTTTATGTATATGATGGAATCTGGGGGGGGGGCGGTAAATATGTTCTTTCCTGGGAAGAAGTGGAATATATGTGTGATGTAATGTTTGCTTCCATACATAAACTAGAAGAGGTTTTTAAATGCCAGATAGACACCACTAATATTGCAGTAGGAAGAATAAGGGCGGTGCCAGATTTGTTAGAAAACCATACGTTTGAGGATTGCTATCAACTATTCAGAAGGTATCATCCGTTATACTCGTTCGAAGATTATTTGAGTATTTTGGCTTCTAATCCTGCAGCAACGTACCTTGACTACTATTATAAGCAGTGCTCTATAGGAAAAGGGTGGGAAGCAATAAAAATACTCAAGAAGTTTTCAACTGTTGACTCATCAAAGCTTGATTGTCTTGATAATAGAACTTTGACTTTTTATCGTTTCATAGAATCAAATCAACTTTTCTTAGCGTATTTGTATGCAAGAGCGATATATATAGTAAGAAAATTAAAACACAAGTTATCTTGA
- the rfbG gene encoding CDP-glucose 4,6-dehydratase yields MIDKYNGFYKGKKVLVTGHTGFKGSWLSIWLHELGAEVVGVGLDPYSEKDNFVLSGIGKKIKADIRADIRDGEKMKEIFAQYQPEIVFHLAAQPLVRLSYEIPVETYQTNVMGTINIMEAIRATDSVKVGVMITTDKCYDNKEQMRGYKEDDPFGGYDPYSSSKGACEIAIQSWRRSFFNPEDYGKKHHVSLASVRAGNVIGGGDWAKDRIIPDCIRALEAGKPIEIRSPKAVRPWEHVLEPLSGYLLLAQKMWENPTGYCEGWNFGPEADSVSTVWEVAAKLVKCFGRGELKDVSNPGALHEANLLMLDITKAKTRLGWKPRLDAKQTAILTSDWYKRYQKEDVYSICIEEIDKFLS; encoded by the coding sequence ATGATAGACAAATATAACGGATTTTATAAAGGCAAGAAAGTCCTTGTAACCGGTCACACCGGTTTCAAAGGCTCTTGGCTCTCCATCTGGCTTCACGAACTGGGAGCAGAGGTGGTTGGCGTTGGACTTGACCCCTATAGCGAGAAAGACAACTTTGTTCTCTCCGGTATTGGTAAGAAGATTAAAGCAGACATCCGTGCTGACATCCGTGATGGGGAGAAGATGAAGGAAATCTTCGCTCAGTACCAACCGGAGATTGTATTCCACCTTGCCGCTCAGCCCTTGGTGCGTCTCAGCTATGAGATACCTGTTGAGACCTACCAGACCAACGTGATGGGTACCATTAACATCATGGAAGCTATTCGAGCGACTGATAGCGTAAAGGTAGGCGTGATGATTACCACCGACAAGTGCTACGATAACAAAGAGCAGATGAGAGGCTATAAAGAGGATGATCCGTTTGGTGGTTACGACCCCTATAGCTCCAGCAAAGGTGCTTGTGAAATAGCCATCCAAAGCTGGCGCAGAAGTTTCTTCAATCCTGAAGATTATGGAAAGAAACATCATGTGAGCCTGGCCAGCGTTCGTGCCGGTAATGTGATAGGTGGTGGCGATTGGGCTAAAGACCGTATCATTCCTGACTGCATCCGTGCTTTAGAAGCAGGAAAACCTATCGAGATACGTTCGCCTAAAGCTGTACGCCCTTGGGAGCATGTGTTGGAACCGCTGAGTGGTTATTTGCTTCTTGCCCAGAAGATGTGGGAGAATCCCACCGGATACTGCGAAGGTTGGAACTTTGGACCGGAGGCTGATTCAGTATCCACTGTTTGGGAAGTTGCTGCAAAGCTGGTTAAGTGTTTTGGAAGGGGAGAACTGAAAGATGTTTCAAATCCTGGTGCCTTACACGAAGCCAACCTATTGATGCTTGACATTACCAAGGCAAAGACACGCTTGGGTTGGAAACCAAGATTGGATGCAAAGCAGACAGCTATTCTGACTTCTGATTGGTACAAGCGATACCAGAAAGAGGATGTATATAGTATCTGTATTGAAGAAATAGATAAATTTTTAAGTTAA
- a CDS encoding NAD(P)-dependent oxidoreductase, whose translation MKIAIIGANGMLSVALTKYFYGRPDTTVVVYGLDEPQGYTCDSFTKVNLVTQTLNYEDVAIADVVIYSSGAGVQAALSTPSLLMYQLNVSAPIAITLGLKKAGFKGIYVSFGSYMEIGVNEEEGKAFNEDEVVCSTLPVTNDYALSKRLYGRYMRDFKADFTTYHFILPNMFSEDDLKPGTRLVPYTLQYLQDYCAGKKPEAPKFSAGTQTRQFITLEEMIQTVDKSIMAHIPSGLYCVGGGEFLSIRNLIERLFKIYDVPCKEEYFGQSVRRDGDIRSLCLNGEKLKKALDYLPISTIEEIFRR comes from the coding sequence ATGAAAATAGCAATTATAGGTGCTAATGGAATGCTTTCCGTTGCACTTACAAAGTACTTCTATGGTCGACCTGATACGACTGTAGTTGTATATGGGTTGGATGAACCGCAGGGTTACACTTGTGATAGTTTTACAAAGGTTAATCTGGTAACTCAGACCTTGAATTATGAAGATGTTGCCATAGCAGATGTCGTAATCTATTCCTCTGGTGCAGGAGTACAAGCTGCATTAAGTACACCTTCACTCTTAATGTATCAACTTAATGTTTCTGCTCCCATTGCTATTACTTTGGGCTTGAAAAAAGCAGGATTCAAAGGCATTTATGTGTCTTTTGGATCTTATATGGAGATTGGTGTGAATGAAGAGGAAGGAAAAGCCTTTAATGAAGACGAGGTCGTATGCTCTACATTGCCTGTGACCAATGACTATGCTTTATCGAAGCGCTTGTATGGTCGCTATATGCGAGATTTTAAGGCAGATTTTACTACTTATCATTTCATTCTTCCAAATATGTTCTCAGAAGATGATTTGAAACCTGGAACAAGACTTGTTCCTTATACACTCCAGTATTTGCAAGATTATTGTGCAGGTAAGAAGCCTGAAGCACCTAAGTTTAGTGCAGGTACCCAGACACGTCAGTTCATCACTTTGGAGGAGATGATACAAACGGTTGACAAGTCTATTATGGCTCATATACCAAGTGGTCTGTATTGTGTTGGAGGTGGAGAGTTTTTGAGCATTCGCAACCTAATTGAGCGACTTTTCAAGATTTACGATGTTCCTTGTAAAGAGGAATATTTTGGCCAATCAGTGCGTAGAGATGGTGATATTAGAAGTCTCTGTTTAAATGGAGAAAAGTTAAAAAAAGCACTAGATTATTTGCCAATTTCTACAATTGAGGAAATATTCAGAAGATAA
- a CDS encoding WxcM-like domain-containing protein has translation MSQIDKVHIIQRRLIADDRGWFLKAITGTEEGIPSHTGEVYLTMGKPGQGKGGHYHPKAVEWFTLIEGSAVLKLEDMVTHERRDIEMSLEKAITVFIPNNVAHIVVNNSDKNFILLAYTDKLYDPADTIAYSIK, from the coding sequence ATGAGTCAAATAGATAAAGTTCATATAATTCAGCGTCGTTTAATAGCAGACGATCGCGGATGGTTCTTAAAAGCAATAACAGGAACTGAAGAGGGCATCCCTTCCCATACAGGTGAAGTGTATCTAACAATGGGAAAGCCTGGACAGGGTAAAGGTGGGCACTATCATCCTAAAGCAGTTGAGTGGTTTACTCTAATTGAAGGAAGTGCCGTCCTTAAACTGGAGGATATGGTAACACATGAAAGACGTGATATAGAGATGTCATTGGAAAAAGCTATCACAGTCTTTATTCCCAATAATGTGGCCCATATCGTCGTAAATAATAGTGATAAGAACTTTATCCTCTTGGCTTATACGGACAAACTTTATGACCCTGCTGATACAATTGCATATTCAATCAAATAA
- a CDS encoding lipopolysaccharide biosynthesis protein, whose product MEDTSLRQKTKKGLYWSFFNQFANYAMQFIVGIVMARLLTPSDYGITAIPVIFMAIANVFIESGFSSALVRKQELSEKDLTTSFLYSFGVGVFCYLCLFICAPWIADFYDTPILKKLIRITALTFLWAPLITPQNVILQRKLDFKTPARISIVNKIVSAILGISAAYMGYGLWALVIANLSSSILGLIQTWLVVKWFPRERWSRDSFKYLWGYGNKVVASQLLDTFVSNLAPFLIGKFGGGTVDLGNYNRAKGYAALPSSNVVSVLSTVTFPVLSKIQDDDEKLGLNYRKMIRVSAFLLFPIMLLLAALARPLVLIMITAKWEACVILLQLLCFTYIWQPIQILNVNLLYVKGRTDLALKLRMIIKPIGVMITIPTLIFGGIIWFCAAEILMQIIALTMNTYYTGKLIKVGFFMQMKDILPFFILSLLMFVLIIIINNYIVSLYLQVLFGGVFGILFYCGISYLLRFEELDEVKYLLNSKK is encoded by the coding sequence ATGGAAGATACTTCTTTAAGACAGAAAACGAAGAAGGGGTTATACTGGTCGTTCTTTAATCAGTTCGCCAACTATGCCATGCAGTTTATCGTTGGCATTGTTATGGCACGATTATTGACTCCGTCTGATTATGGAATAACTGCTATTCCTGTCATATTTATGGCGATTGCTAATGTTTTCATTGAAAGTGGATTTAGTTCAGCTTTAGTACGCAAGCAGGAGTTGTCAGAGAAAGATCTTACAACCTCTTTTTTATATAGTTTTGGCGTTGGTGTTTTCTGTTATTTATGTTTGTTCATCTGTGCCCCTTGGATTGCAGATTTTTATGACACGCCTATACTTAAGAAGTTAATTCGAATAACTGCACTAACCTTCTTATGGGCACCGCTAATTACTCCTCAGAATGTTATTTTACAGCGGAAACTTGATTTTAAAACACCTGCTCGAATTTCTATAGTCAATAAGATTGTATCAGCAATTTTAGGTATTTCAGCAGCATATATGGGTTATGGTCTATGGGCGTTAGTTATAGCAAACCTGTCTTCAAGTATCCTCGGACTCATACAAACATGGTTGGTTGTGAAATGGTTTCCTCGTGAAAGATGGTCCAGAGATTCTTTTAAATATCTTTGGGGGTATGGAAATAAAGTTGTCGCATCACAACTCTTAGATACTTTTGTCTCAAATCTTGCACCATTTTTGATTGGAAAATTTGGAGGAGGGACGGTTGATTTAGGTAATTATAATCGTGCAAAAGGTTATGCAGCATTGCCTTCTTCTAATGTAGTCAGCGTTTTAAGTACAGTAACATTCCCTGTATTGAGCAAGATTCAAGATGATGATGAGAAATTGGGACTTAATTATAGAAAAATGATTAGAGTATCTGCATTTCTACTATTCCCTATCATGCTTCTTTTAGCAGCATTGGCTAGACCACTTGTTTTAATTATGATTACAGCGAAATGGGAGGCCTGTGTCATACTTCTTCAATTATTATGCTTTACTTATATTTGGCAACCTATACAAATATTGAATGTGAATCTTTTATATGTTAAAGGACGAACAGATTTGGCTTTGAAACTTAGGATGATTATTAAACCAATTGGTGTGATGATTACAATCCCGACTTTAATATTTGGGGGAATTATCTGGTTTTGTGCAGCAGAAATTTTGATGCAAATTATAGCCCTTACAATGAATACATACTATACGGGAAAGTTAATTAAAGTTGGTTTTTTTATGCAAATGAAAGACATATTGCCTTTTTTTATCTTGTCCCTGTTGATGTTTGTTCTAATTATTATTATAAACAATTATATTGTTAGCTTATATTTACAGGTTCTTTTTGGTGGAGTGTTTGGAATATTATTTTATTGTGGAATTAGTTATTTGCTTAGGTTCGAAGAACTTGATGAAGTAAAATATTTACTTAACTCTAAAAAATAA
- a CDS encoding glycosyltransferase family A protein, with product MDNKPLVSVIIPCHNSAAYIYRLIDSLLSQTYTNMEIIVVDNDSKDNTADIVKDYFIKLEKKGYYTKYIHQDDLGPSAAMQTGFKYIKGKYLIMPDSDDYYSGPTSIETFVNKFESLPDEYAIIRSQLLFINEENMQPIGMAYENFPEDDPGTLFEDCLYGRNGYNFAPIDYMVRVSALREMTGLKIYNAYNTGQQRQICLPLYYKYKAWTIPEPLVCYLVRKSSISHGEYSKYSTKALLYKKAPEYIDSILGSIESMPQKEKDDYRTSYLQLRAKSIAVLAFETRNYSDIEKYLSDYKKYGGNPWKVRCFFLKKLLKQIIGI from the coding sequence ATGGATAATAAACCGCTGGTCTCAGTCATAATACCATGTCATAATTCTGCAGCATATATTTATAGGCTAATAGATTCTTTGTTGAGTCAAACATATACAAATATGGAAATAATTGTTGTTGATAATGACTCCAAAGATAATACGGCAGACATCGTAAAAGATTATTTTATTAAACTTGAAAAAAAAGGATATTATACAAAATATATCCATCAGGACGACTTAGGTCCTTCTGCTGCAATGCAAACGGGATTTAAGTACATAAAGGGAAAATATTTGATTATGCCAGATAGTGATGACTATTATTCTGGTCCAACATCTATAGAAACGTTCGTTAACAAGTTTGAGAGTCTACCAGACGAATATGCTATTATCCGGAGTCAACTCCTTTTTATTAATGAAGAGAACATGCAACCGATAGGCATGGCATATGAAAATTTTCCGGAGGACGACCCGGGCACATTGTTTGAAGATTGTTTATATGGTAGAAATGGGTATAATTTTGCTCCGATAGACTATATGGTAAGGGTGTCAGCTCTCCGTGAGATGACGGGATTAAAAATATATAATGCTTACAACACAGGGCAACAGCGACAGATTTGTCTGCCTCTTTACTATAAATATAAGGCATGGACAATTCCTGAACCATTAGTATGTTATTTAGTGAGAAAATCATCAATTAGTCACGGGGAGTATAGTAAATATTCCACAAAAGCACTTCTGTATAAAAAAGCCCCTGAATACATAGACTCTATTTTAGGTTCAATCGAATCAATGCCACAGAAAGAAAAGGATGACTATCGTACTTCTTATCTGCAGCTGAGAGCTAAATCAATAGCAGTATTGGCCTTTGAAACAAGGAACTATAGTGATATTGAAAAATATCTTTCTGACTACAAGAAATATGGAGGTAATCCATGGAAGGTGAGATGTTTTTTTCTGAAAAAACTTTTGAAGCAAATAATAGGCATCTAA
- the rfbF gene encoding glucose-1-phosphate cytidylyltransferase has translation MKVVLLAGGFGSRISEESQFKPKPMIEIGGMPILWHIMKEYAYYGHTEFIICAGYKQEYIKDWFANYFLHNSDVTFDYRDGKNEMTVHQTNMEPWEVTVVDTGYNTMTGGRIKRIQKYIGDEPFMLTYGDGVCDVEINKLVEFHKSHGKLATLTAVKMAQDKGVLDIDESNSVRSFREKNASDGAPINAGYMVLEPKVFDLLDGDSCIFEKTALVKLASEGELMSYIHEGFWQCMDNIREKNMLEDLLAQDKAPWKRWDRQVPSIEARKRNGQI, from the coding sequence ATGAAAGTTGTATTATTAGCCGGTGGTTTTGGTTCGCGTATAAGTGAAGAAAGCCAATTTAAGCCAAAACCAATGATAGAAATAGGTGGAATGCCTATTTTGTGGCATATCATGAAAGAGTATGCCTATTATGGTCATACCGAGTTTATCATTTGTGCTGGTTATAAGCAAGAGTATATTAAGGATTGGTTTGCTAACTACTTCCTCCATAACTCAGATGTCACCTTCGATTATCGCGATGGTAAGAATGAAATGACTGTGCATCAGACTAATATGGAACCGTGGGAGGTGACAGTAGTAGATACTGGCTATAACACTATGACAGGTGGACGTATCAAGCGCATTCAAAAGTATATCGGAGACGAACCATTTATGCTTACATATGGTGATGGAGTTTGTGATGTGGAGATAAATAAACTCGTAGAATTCCATAAGTCTCATGGGAAGTTAGCTACTTTGACAGCAGTTAAGATGGCACAAGATAAAGGCGTTCTAGATATTGACGAGAGTAATTCGGTTCGTTCATTCCGCGAGAAAAACGCAAGTGATGGTGCACCAATTAATGCTGGCTATATGGTTTTAGAGCCTAAAGTATTTGATTTGCTTGATGGTGACTCATGTATTTTTGAAAAAACAGCATTGGTTAAACTTGCCAGCGAGGGCGAACTGATGTCTTACATCCATGAAGGTTTCTGGCAATGCATGGATAACATTCGTGAAAAGAATATGTTAGAGGATCTTCTGGCACAAGACAAAGCACCGTGGAAAAGATGGGATAGACAAGTTCCTAGTATTGAGGCGCGTAAACGTAACGGACAAATTTAA
- a CDS encoding NAD-dependent epimerase/dehydratase family protein → MEETKSLTILIVGGTGVISTAVAAEAHRQGIAVTMINRGKRNLPSWAELIKCDKNDYSTIALHLKGRHFTSVMDFLCYTDEQTTDSFYFYSQYTEQYFFVSSCAVFDKTKPGIKTENSPKPLKIWSYSVNKYKSEEHLKSLAKDSNCHYTIVRPCVTYGDTRIPYGIMPDYGYHWTLCARILANKPIIRWNGGTTRTNMMRVEDYAVGMVGLIGNPKAYDEDFNICGDEMPSFNEVIEAIEITLKCKAKIIDVTSDFYAKEMPNKSEEILGGRSIDATNSNQKIKNTVPSFKHSISLREGVAMTLKAYQEQGYQHGIDWRFDADTDRIIKKWCKNNQIEYKQYNLNFVDYLGNATFQDRILYYLEFYKESLIVKWIRLVKRTLNR, encoded by the coding sequence ATGGAAGAAACAAAATCTCTTACTATACTTATTGTCGGAGGTACAGGAGTTATTAGTACTGCTGTTGCTGCAGAAGCTCATCGTCAAGGTATCGCTGTGACGATGATAAATCGTGGAAAACGTAATCTTCCTTCATGGGCAGAATTGATTAAATGTGATAAAAATGATTATTCTACGATAGCTTTGCATTTAAAGGGAAGACACTTTACTTCAGTAATGGATTTCCTTTGCTATACTGATGAGCAGACTACCGATAGTTTTTATTTTTACTCTCAATATACAGAACAGTATTTTTTTGTTTCCTCCTGTGCGGTGTTTGACAAGACAAAACCGGGAATTAAGACAGAAAACTCACCAAAACCGCTTAAAATATGGAGTTATAGTGTCAACAAATACAAGAGCGAAGAACATCTAAAATCATTAGCCAAAGATAGTAATTGTCATTATACGATTGTTCGTCCGTGTGTTACTTATGGAGATACTCGTATTCCTTATGGAATAATGCCAGATTACGGCTATCATTGGACATTATGTGCACGTATATTAGCTAATAAGCCGATTATTCGTTGGAATGGCGGGACTACACGTACAAATATGATGCGTGTTGAAGACTATGCAGTGGGAATGGTGGGACTTATAGGTAATCCTAAAGCATACGATGAAGATTTTAATATCTGTGGTGATGAAATGCCTTCATTCAATGAAGTAATCGAAGCTATCGAGATAACTTTGAAATGTAAAGCCAAAATAATTGATGTAACTTCGGATTTTTATGCTAAGGAAATGCCAAACAAGAGTGAAGAAATTCTTGGAGGCAGATCAATTGATGCTACAAATAGTAATCAGAAAATTAAGAATACAGTTCCTTCATTCAAACACTCCATCTCGTTAAGAGAAGGTGTAGCCATGACCTTAAAAGCTTATCAAGAGCAAGGTTATCAACATGGTATTGATTGGAGATTTGATGCTGATACTGATCGTATAATCAAGAAATGGTGTAAGAATAATCAAATAGAATATAAGCAGTACAACCTTAATTTCGTGGATTATTTAGGCAACGCAACATTTCAAGATAGGATACTATACTATTTAGAATTCTATAAAGAAAGTTTGATAGTAAAATGGATTCGCCTAGTAAAAAGAACATTGAATCGTTGA